In Acidisarcina polymorpha, the DNA window CCCCAAATTGCGACAAAGGAGCGAGACAGATGAAAGAGATTCTCTTGTAGCTCGGGTTGAGTGACGCAGTGCAAACTCAGGGTCACAGTATGGTCAAGTTTTCCGATAGGAAGCAAGCGATAGATCCGTTGAATAGGCACCCCGTGGCGTTGCCAAGTTCGCTTTTCAGAACTAGATCGTCTGTAGTTGACGATAGTCGTCATAACGATTAATGTCGATGCTATGGCTGGAGAGTTGCAGAGAGAAATCCGGCAGACCAAAGACTTCGCCTCTACAGAAGGCGAGGCAGCGCTGAACGTTTTGCGTACGGCGGAGGTCATTCAACAGAAGCTGAACACCGTATTGAAACCATTCGACCTCACACTCACCCAGTACAACGTGCTCCGTATCTTGCGTGGAGCCGGGGATGAAGGCATCACATGCTCCGTGCTCGCTGAACGAATGATAGCGAGAGATCCGGACATCACTCGGTTACTCGACCGAATGGAACGCAGCGGGTTGGTTGTTCGCCAGCGATCTGCCGCCGATCGCAGGGTAGTTTTGACTATGCTTCATTTGAACGGTGACAGATTGCTTGATGAAACCCAACAGCCGATGCGCGATGCAATGCTTGGCTTGATGGGGAGATTAGGGGAGAATCGGTTGCTGTCCCTCATCTCGTCGCTGGAAGATGTGAGAGCAAACGACAAGTGACCTTTTCTTGTACCTAAAGCTTGTTATCACGACGACAACCCGTTGCACGGACAATGGCTAATCTCCTTGCAAACACAAATCGTTACTATGCTCTTCAGAGCAGAAATGGAACTAAAACATGATCGCCGTAACAGGAGCAAACGGAAACCTAGGGAAGCTGGTTGTGAATGGCTTGTTGAAAACAATCCCAGCAAATCAGATCGTAGCCGCAGTCAGAGACCCAGAGAAGTCCGGCGATCTGCGCGACCTGGGCGTCGAGGTGCGGAAAGCGGATTATGATCATTCCGAAACGTTAGCTGAGGCTCTTAAAGGAGTTGAGAAGCTGTTACTCGTCTCTGCGGTAGTGCCGGGCGAACGCTTCAGACAGCACAAGGCCGTAATTGATGCTGCGAGACAAGCAGGTGTGAAGTTGGTTGCCTACACAAGCATGTTACGTGCTGATAACTCTACGATGCTTCTTGCCGCCGAGCATAAGCAAACTGAAGAGTACCTGAAAAAATCCGGAATCACGTTCGTACTGTTACGCAACGGCTGGTACTTGGAGAACCACACCGGAGCTCTTGGGCCGGCGCTTACCCATGGCTCGATCATGGGCTGTGCCGGTGAAGGCCGTTTTGCTTCTGCTTCGCGGGCAGATTACGCAGGTGCTGCGGTTACGGTTCTTACCCAGCCTGGTCATGAGAACAAGACCTATGAACTCGCGGGAGACCACTCCTTCTCCATGTACGAATTTGCAGAAGAGGTTTCCAAGCAGGCTGATCGGTCTGTGGCTTACAACAATGTGACGGCGGCCGAATACGAAGCAGCACTCCTAAGCTTTGGGTTGCCGCAGATGATCGTTGACGTCGTCATCGATGCCGATTCGAAATCTTCGAAAGGGGAGCTGGATAGTTCCTCTCGTGATTTGTCGAAGCTGATCGGTAGAGATACCACAACCTTCTCTCAGGCGATCAAGTTTGCGCTGCAGTCCCTCATCAATAAGGAGTAGTTCATGAAGCGTCTCATCATTAGCAGCATCATTGCTCTTACAGGTTTGCTTAGCACTGTAGGCTCGGCTCAAAGCCCTTCACCGAACAACGGCATCCAGAGTGCCAGTTCGAATGTCGCAGCGGACACCGTCGACGTCCAGCACGTCATCGACGCCTACCATGAAGCAGTCGTCGCTCATGACGGCACGAGACTTGCAACCCTGTTCCTGCCTCAGGGAGGCATGTGGCTCAATGTGCTTTCGGATCAAGCGTTCGCGCTTCAGAGGGCCAAGAACCCGGCCGCGCTGAAGGTGCGAGTCGGAAGCTATGCGGATTTTGCCAAGCAGGTGTCGACAGCCAAAGTGAGCTTCAATCCGACCCACACCCACCTGCAGCAGAACAGTGACGGTACGATTGCCTCGGTTTATTTCGACTTCGTGTTCCTCGCGGATGGGAAAGAAACAAATCGGGGAAGTGAAACATGGGTTCTGGTTAAAGGGAGTGATGGTTGGAGAATAGCCGGGATGACCTATTCTTCGAATCCGCCTGTTAACTAACGACGACTGGCGGGGGCTATTGTCATACTGACGTCCGAGCGATCCTTCTGTCCCAGATAGCACCGCCTGCATCTCAGAAATAATTGACAGCGCAATGACGGCAGGATCATCGGAACCAAAATTCAGACCAGCGGGCGCGTGAAGCTGTCGTGAGTACTCTACGGGTGCCAGGCCCAGAGCAGAAGCGACCGCGGTCGCTAGCCGTTCTGTTCGATGTAACGGACCGAGGATGCCTAAATATTCCAGTTTTGCCGGAATCTGTTCGCGAAGGAGGGCTTGGTCTTGATCATAAGAGTGGGTGAGGATTACTTCAAACCTGAATCTCTTCAGTGCGGATGCATTCGTCACTACCAGCCCCTTCTCAGAACTGTCCCCGCTGACCGCGTATGTGAGCAGTTGTAGATTGTCCGCCTCGGAAATCTAGCCCGGGTGAGAAGGTAGTTGCGGCCCTCGGCCACCGTTACCCTACTTCGGAGGCGAAGCGGACAAGTGGCTGAGCGTCATTTCCAGCGCCAAACACGGTCAGCTAGGAGCCGGCTGCATTGGTAGACCTACGAGTCCGGGCAGACCATTCGGCGATCGCTCTACGGCACTGAACCCCCGACCATCTTTCAGCGCTATCCTTTGCACCGGCGCCTCCAACGCTGCCGAAGACCAGTCGCGTACCGCTGCTCAGCGGAAGTGCTCATGGCCCGTTGCCGCCTCTACGATGAGAGCGCTCCCAATTTGATCCCCTGCGAGCAAAGCCACGACAACGCAGGGTTCCGCGCCCGACCGTGCTCGCAACCTTGCGTCCAACACGGCGACAACAGCCTGTCCGGTCTCCACCAACACCCAGATCGTGCCCCCACGTCCCGAGCTGTAGGGAACTTCCAAATTATCTTCGAGGGAGGAACTGTATCGTTTCCACTTTGCCTCCTTCCGCGCTTAGCCAGGCGATCTTTTGGCTTACTTCAGCATCCAGGCAGCCGCCGCTGATCGTTCCTGCCCGCTCGCCACCTGAAGTCACTAACATGCGAGCCCCAGGTTTGGGGTAAGACGATCCTTCCACATGGATAATTGTCGCGAGATAAAGTTGCTCTCCCGGCTTCTTGCACGTAGTGCCAGACTTAGCATGTCTTTTGTTTCGTGCATCGAAGCATCTCCACAATCCAAGGCTTCGCCGTACTCTGCCTTCATGCTGCAGGCCGTGTCAAATACTGAGTTCACTTTAACGAAGATGTCGGATACATCCCTCACGCGAAGCCATTAGGGTATCAATCGCTTGGGACGGCGATGCTCATTCCACCATCGGCCATGACCATCGCGCCAACCATAAAGCTGGCTCTGTCTGAAGCCAGGAAAGCCACCACTTCAGCAATCTCTTGAGGATCCGCAGGACGTTTGATCGGCGCGTTCTTGCCATGTTCCGCGAGGAACTGGCGGCCGTCTGAACGAAAGGTGTTCAGGAGATTAGTGACCACATCGCCGGAACCGACCCCGTTTACTCGGATCCCGTGGTCGATCGCTTCTAACGCGAAGGTCCGGGTGAGCTGCGCAAGCGCTCCCTTGGCGGCAGCATAGGCGCTAATACCGGGGAATGTCTGAAAGCAGGCATATGATCCGATGTTGACAATCGCTCCGCTCTTGTTCGGCATCATGGCTTTCAGTGCTTCGCGGGAGTGGAGGAAGACTCCCGTAGATGTGACGTCCATTATCGAATTCCAGTCATCCAGTGACATCTCAATGGCAGGCTTGTAGACAATGCGACCCGCGTTATTGACGAGAACATCGAGTCCGCCGAATCTGTTTTGAGCAAGCCGGACGGCTTCGACTGCGGTTTCTTCCTTTGAGACGTCACCCACCAGAGTAGCCACATTGGCAACACCTGCGAACTGTTTGTCGATTTCAGGGTTTATATCCTCCGCTACTACCCGGGCTCCCTGAGCCAGGAACAACTGTGTCGTCGCCAGTCCAATGCCGCTGGCGGCTCCCGTAACAATCACAACCTTCCCGGAAAAAGCTAAGTCTCCAGCCATTGCCACCTCCTAATGTTATGCATTCCAGCTCTAATCATTAGATTCATTTCTAGACTCCAACTTGCCTCTCGGACTTGCAAAAAGCAGCGGAAGATTGTTCAAAACGTGCGATCTAAGCGAGGGGAAGCTATTCAACTGCAACCAGGTCGCACTCGATCACATCGGAATAAGATCATGCAAGGCATAAAGGGCAAGACGGTTTTGATTACCGGGGCCAGCAGCGGAATTGGTGAAGCAACCGCGCGACTTTTAGCAAAGAAAGGGGCCCGCGTCGTTCTAGGCGCACGCCGCACGGAACGTTTGAAAGCGATCTCAGAGGCAATTCGACGCGAGGGCGGAGAGGCAGAATTCCGAGCACTGGATGTCACTAGCCTCGAAGAAATGGAGGCTTTTGCCAAGTTCACACTGAAGTCGAACGGCCGTATAGACGTTATCGTAAACAACGCCGGTGTCATGCCACTATCGCAACTCGAAGAAGTCAAAGTAGACGAGTGGAACCGCATGATCGATGTGAACATCCGTGGTGTCTTACACGGAATCGCCGCTACGCTGCCGATCATGAAAAGACAAGGGTCCGGTCAGATAATCAACTTATCCTCTATAGGCGGACATCATGTGCACCCGACGGCGGCAGTTTACAGTGCAACTAAGTTTGCCGTGATTGCCATCTCCGAAGGACTTCGTCTTGAAAATGACAAGATTCGAGTGACTGTTATCTCACCGGGAGTAACGGAGTCGGAGCTTGCGGACAGCATCTCCGCTGAATCTGCGCGCAAAGCAATGAAACAGTTTCGCCGAGTTGCAATTTCGTCAGACGCTGTCGGCCGCGCAATCGCGTATGCCATCGAGCAGCCGGACGACGTTGACGTCAGTGAGATCATCGTACGTCCCACAACAAGCCCCTACTAGGGTTTTCACAAGCCCCGTTCCGGGAGACTTGGTGCGACGGGAGGAATCATGGAGAGCGAACGCTTTAAGCGTGGCTGGGCCAAGCTAAGAGGAATCGACCGAGAATAGGGCAAACGCGTTCTCGAAAGTCTCCGAGATATCGCGCCAGACTTCGCTACCTATCTGATCGAATTTCCTTTCGGAGATGTGTACAGTCGGCTTGGTCTTGATCTGAAGACACGCGAACTCGCGGTAGTGGCTGCCCTCATGGCGATGGGTAATGCCACACCTCAACTTAAGGTCCATGTTCATGGCGCCCTCAATGTGGGAGCGTCTCGAGAGGAAGTTCTAGAGATCATCATTCAGATAGCCGTCTATGCTAGATTTCCCGCAGCATTGAATGGGCTGACTTGGGCGAAAGATGTCTTTCGGGAACGTTGAATGCATCCCGCAACGATCCATCGAGCTGAATACCCACCATCCGCAGCGTGGATGTCCGGAGTAGGCTTTGAGTGACTATTTCCTGTGATTGTCAATCGGTTCTGCAATCCCTGAACGTGCTCCTGGACGAGGGCGCATTCCACACAACTATGATGTGCCGTTCCAGCAGCTTCGCTCTTCACAAGGAAGATTTACCGGTCGAGACATTATCGTGCCAAATGTTTTACCCGTCTAGCGAACCTGCCGAATCGACTCAACCTGAGTCAAAGCGAACCGAGGATCTTAATGACAACCGCGCAAGCACTAAATTTAGAACAGAAGAAGGACTCCATGCTGGCGCCATGGAAGTTAGGCGATTATGGCGCACTTGCTAGAACACTTGGCGCTCGAGAGGCTGAGGCTTTCATTGCCCGCTTAAAGTGTGAACCCAAAGCGCAGGCGCTGGACGTAGCCTGTGGCACTGGCGCTGCAACGATACCTTTGGCTCGGCGAGGCGTGTCAGTCACTGGCCTAGATATGACGCGACATCTGCTGGAAGAAGCGCGCGCAAACGCAGTGAGTGAAGCACTATCGATCCGCTTCGATGAAGGTTTTGCTGAAGAGCTACCCTACCCGGATGCAACTTTCGATACGGTGATCTCGATGTTTGGAGCCATGTTCTCTCCACACCCTGAGGCAGTCGCATCCGAGGTGGCTCGCGTGCTGAAGCCAGGCGGGCAGTTTGCTATGGCCAACTGGTCAGAGTCAGGTTTTTCCGGCCGAATGTCTGCGATCCCGAGTGCCTATTTCCCCGCTCGTCCAGGGGCGATATCACCAATGCTCTGGGGCGACGAAGGAACGATCCGTGAAAGGCTCAAGAATGACTTCGCACATGTTGAAACTACAATTGTGGGCTTCAACTGGGAGTTGCAAATGAATGCACTCGATGCTGCGGGCTTCTTCGCGAAGAGCGCGGGCCCTTTGCAACTCCTGCTCAACCGTTTAGATGACCAGCAGGCTTCCGCTCTCTTGCATGATTTGGAAGAGTTTTGGATGAAAGAAAATCGTGCCTCCGACGAAAGCCGTACCGTCGTTCGCAACGAGTACTTGCAGGTATTCGCCATCCGACGTTGAACAAAACATCAGCAGCTACTTCATGTAAAGTGTTTCACGTCAACTGGGGTTTGCGATGACCCCGATCATCCGTGCGGTATGAACGAGCGAGACGCTTCGATAGGAGATTTTGTGCTTACCGCAATCCAAACCGAACGCTCAGTGAGTAAACCATGGCTTTTCGCCCTGGCTTCTCTTGGAAGCGCTCTGGAGTTCTACGATTTTGTAGTTTTTGTATTTTTGACCGGTGTTGTGGCAACCGTCTACTTCCCGCCAACTATGCCCCTCTGGTCTCGCCAAGTGCAGAGCTATGCCTTATTCGCAGTAGGGTACTTCGCCCGTCCGCTGGGCGGCATCGTCCTGGCACATCTGGGCGACATCCGTGGCCGGAAAAGCACGTTTCAGCTGTCCGTCCTGCTGATGGCGATTCCGACACTGCTTATCGCAGTTCTGCCAACTTACAAGACGATCGGTGTTGCTGCACCGCTCATTTTGATGTTCCTCCGAATTGTGCAGGGGATTGCGATAGGAGGAGAAGCGCCTGCGGGGTGGGTGTATGTGGCGGAACAAGCGGACGATCGTAGGCGAGGCTTGGCGGTCGGGTTGCTCACTAGCGGTCTGACTGTGGGTATCTTCTTTGGCTCGGTAGTCACGACATTGCTGAATCGGTTCTTCACACCCCTTCAAATTGAACAGGGATTCTGGCGCCTACCGTTTGCGCTTGGCGGAGTCTTTGGATTGACCACAGTGTTTTTGAGACGTTGGCTTTCCGAGACCCCGGTCTTCAAAGACTTGCGCGCTCGTAACGCACTGGCGAAAGGGGTGCCACTACGAACCATCCTGTCAAGCTGCGGTGGCGCCTTCGTTCGTGCGGTCCTGCTGACCTGGATGCTCACCGCTGCAATCGTCGTCCTTCTGCTGATGTCGCCGACACTATTTCACTCCCTGTTCGAATTGCCGATTCGGATGATCCAGACAGGCAATCTTCTAGCCACAGCGGCTCTGTGCCTTTCAACAATTATGTTCGGGGCGGCATATGATCGCTTCGGCACGAAGCGAGTCGCGTCGATTTCGATTGCTCTCTTCGTGTTGTCAAGCTATGCCCTCTATCTCTGCGCCGGACACCATCCTCAGTATTTCATTGGGCTATACGGAATAGCCGGTCTTCTTGCAGGTTGCATCATTGTCGCTCCTCTCGAGATGGTCGGTCTGTTCCCGCCGGCGCTACGGATCACGGGATTCGCCGCCAGCTACAACATCGCATACGCGGTCTGTGGGGGAGTCGCTCCTCTTGCCGTTGCTGCGCTCACCCACTACAGCTCTCTGGCTGCATCAGACTACATTGCAGTCGCGAGTTCGATGGGCCTCGTTGCTGTCTTGACTAGCGGAAAAACCGCTCATCTCGCCCATTAGATACAGCACACTCGCCCTTGCCGATCTTGCGGTGTTACGAGACTGGCAGTCGTCGGTGAGAGTGATGCGTTCCCATCCGACACGTGGGAGGATGCTTTGGAAACACCCGGTTGCTCTATGGACAAGTTTCACACCTGTCCCAACCATCACAACGAAGCACCCACCCTTGTGCATAGACGTCTGTTTGATCTAGGGCTCTGCGAGAAGCAGAGCGACGGCTCAGGCCAGTTATTGGCCGTGGGCGAAAGAATGGATGATGTATACGATCTAGGTGTAAGCCACAAACACATGGCACTCTTGCCGATAATGTTTTTTGCATCGGCTCTACTATTTCGTCTTGCGACTCTAGGCGATCTCGTTAGGTCACGCGAGAAGAGTGAAGAAGGACGGCGCAATCGAGTACGGAGCATCTAACTCGTCTTGGCTTGCTATCGCTCATGTTCTTTTCTACATTGCAGCCATAACCGAGTGGTTCATTCGGAAGCCTCCAGTAGACGGTTTATCGATATTAGGAATTGCACTATATGTCATGAGTGCGATGGCGCTCGTCGGAGTCATCAGCAACTTGTGCCGGCTGTGGACAGTAGAGTTGCTGATTGCACGGGATCATGTACTCGTGCAACGCTCACTGTTCGGCGTTGTACGCCATCCAAATTGTTTCTGAATATCGTACCGGAACTGATCGGGCTTAGCTTTGGTCTGCACGCCTTCGTAACACTTATAGTGGTCGGTATTTTTTATTCTATTCCCCTTAATATCCGAATTCGGGAGGAGGAAAGAGTGGTGAAGACCAGGTTTAGTGCGTATAAGTGACCTGATACTACTGTGTCGCTGCTGTCTGATCCGAGCAGCACGGTGTCTTCAAGGACGACGCGGACAGGATGGGTCATGTTCAAACGTCCGCGCTTTCCTGTTTAGCTTGGACATTACTTGGAGTCTGATGAGAGAGTTAGTGCAACAAAGCCGTGAGTTGTGGCTACGAAAGGAGGAGAGAATGATGAATCAATCGACCTCATCGGTCCGAACTCACTGTTTGTCGCCCTCACGGGCGAGAGCAGCGATTGATGCACCGCTTGGCTCAGTTTCCTATGCGCGGATGTTCCCCGATCTCCCGGCGTTTCAGGCCGATGAGCAATTCCTGCACGCACTCGGCTGTCGCGGCGGTCTTTGTGATTGCGGAGATGTTGATGGCTTTCCCGAATCCTTAGGTGACACTGCAGCCGGCTGGCCTATATTCGGTCAATTTGTGGCGCACGACATAACCGCGGACCGATCCATTCTGCGAGTTCATACAGATACAACCAAATTGCACAATGCACGCAGCCCGAAACTCAACCTCGAATCTCTGTACGGGGATGGACCAACTGGCCACCCCTTCCTCTATCAACGTGATGATCCGGCGAAGTTCTTGCTTGGTCTGGATAACGCGAATGTTCAACGAAACGCAGAGGGTATCGCGATCATTGGCGATCCACGCAATGATTCCCACATGCTGATCTCTCAATTGCACCTCGCCGTCTTGAGGGCTCACAATGCGTTTGTCGATGCCGCCCGGCAAGCGGGAGTACCCCCTGGTTGCGTGTTCGAGGAAGCCGCCCGTCAGTTGCGGTGGCACTATCAATGGGTCGTTCTCCATGAGTTTCTGCCTGCGCTCGTCGGACCAGCCCTTGCTGAGCAGGTTCTCAGGGAAGGTCCGCGCTATTATCGTCCCGGGCATGACGCCTTTATTCCGCTCGAATTTGCCGATGCCGCGTACCGATACGGCCATTCTCAGATTCGCCACCGCTACCACGTGAACCCACAAAGTAATCCGGTCCCTCTGTTTCCTGACCTTCTGGGATTCCGTGCGGTACCACGCGAGCACGCGGTCGACTGGAAACTGTTCTTCGACACCCCTGGAGCCGCGCCGGCGCAGCGAGCCAAGAAGATGGATGGAAAGCTTGTAAAGGCTCTGATCGAACTGCCGGTAGCGGTCAGCGGTGAAACTGAGATTGAGGCGTATCATTCACTCGCTGTTCGTGACTTGCAACGAGGGCAGGGTGTGGGGCTGCCCTCTGGCGAGGCCGTGGCACGCCACCTCAGAATAGCTCCGCTCTCCGCGGACGAGGTGGGCATCGCTTCGACGGGTTGGCGTAGCGAGACGCCCCTCTGGTATTACATCCTGCGCGAGGCCGATGTTTGCGAGGGCGGTCATCGTCTCGGCCCGGTAGGGGGTCGCATCGTAGCCGAAGTACTAGTTGGACTCGTGAGTGCGGATGCGACATCCTTTCTCCAGAGCCGCCAGGAGTGGCGCCCTCAAGAAACGCTTAGCGAATTACTGGCGTTCTAGCCATGGTGGGGCCACATGGCTAGACATGGCGGACAATGCAAGCATTGGAAGAACTTGCATTGGATAACGTGGCGTCTATTTTGGTTTGAGAAAGTCGTCCGCTAATTAGGGCGACTTATGAAGATGCAATGCCGTGAACTCCACCGCTGCCGGATCGGGTTGCTGACCTGGTTCTCATGGTGCAGAGACAGTGCCGGAGACAAACACTTTACGAAGAGGGGAAGGTGCCGGGGAGCACCAAGCACAACGAGATCGAACAAGATGCGCGGTCGCAGGTGATTAGTTTCTCTCGTAATTCGCAATATGTAAGCAACATTCCGCCGTTTTGCGCAGGTCGATTACGCACCCTAGGCCTCTCGTCCTGAGTCTAATTGTTGAAGTTCGAAATCCGTGCAGGATCTGCTTCTTAAGCTCGCTCTGAAGCTGGCGACGCCTTAATCACTGTACTGCTGCACCATGTCGGTGGCTCGACATCAATATGGAGATCTGATTTGCCTACATCGATTGGTGATATATCTTTGGTTCGACACGACGGTGCCGGCTCGAATAAAATATGGCCTAGCGTGAGATATCAACTTCGGGTTCATGTGCAGCGGGTTGGTGTCGTGGCTGGTAGCCGCATGGAGAATAACGACCAATCTTCATGCAGCACAGCATCTCCACAGACGCAGTTGACAAGTTGCTAAAGGCGGCGAACCTGTGTGGCTAGACCATTCAGCTAGGCTGCTGTCTTGTCACATGAAATTCAGAGAAGGCAAGTGTAGATGGGCTATTCGCATCGCTACTCAACCTAAACCCGCCCAGTGAAATTCCCGTACTTCTGATTTCCGATTCGACTTAAAAACAAGCACAAGGATTGTTTGAATGCTGAAGGTTTTCCCGTGGATCGAGCGTAGCTTTCAATTTGATTCTCCGCGATGGATGTATCCAAACCTCGTGGAGAGAATTCGCGGGGGACCGGCGCGGGTTGAGGACGCCGCAAGGGATGTACCTTTATCCCTGATGACCAAACGGGAGGGGACCTCCTGGTCCATCCAGGAAAATATTGGACACCTGCTGGATATTGAACCCCTCATGTTGGGTCGCTTGGATGACTTTCGACAAAAGCTTCCGCAACTCAGAGCTTGGGAAGAGACGAATGGCGCGACCTGGGAAGCAAATCACAATGCCCAGCCCCTTCAGGAGCTACTGGCTGGGTTCCGCAGTGCTCGATCGACGCTTGTAGAACGTTTCGACTCACTCGATAATTCTTTGATCGAGCAGGCCGCGTTTCACCCTCGCCTCAAGCGCCC includes these proteins:
- a CDS encoding MFS transporter, encoding MLTAIQTERSVSKPWLFALASLGSALEFYDFVVFVFLTGVVATVYFPPTMPLWSRQVQSYALFAVGYFARPLGGIVLAHLGDIRGRKSTFQLSVLLMAIPTLLIAVLPTYKTIGVAAPLILMFLRIVQGIAIGGEAPAGWVYVAEQADDRRRGLAVGLLTSGLTVGIFFGSVVTTLLNRFFTPLQIEQGFWRLPFALGGVFGLTTVFLRRWLSETPVFKDLRARNALAKGVPLRTILSSCGGAFVRAVLLTWMLTAAIVVLLLMSPTLFHSLFELPIRMIQTGNLLATAALCLSTIMFGAAYDRFGTKRVASISIALFVLSSYALYLCAGHHPQYFIGLYGIAGLLAGCIIVAPLEMVGLFPPALRITGFAASYNIAYAVCGGVAPLAVAALTHYSSLAASDYIAVASSMGLVAVLTSGKTAHLAH
- a CDS encoding carboxymuconolactone decarboxylase family protein; amino-acid sequence: MAPDFATYLIEFPFGDVYSRLGLDLKTRELAVVAALMAMGNATPQLKVHVHGALNVGASREEVLEIIIQIAVYARFPAALNGLTWAKDVFRER
- a CDS encoding SDR family NAD(P)-dependent oxidoreductase, whose translation is MAGDLAFSGKVVIVTGAASGIGLATTQLFLAQGARVVAEDINPEIDKQFAGVANVATLVGDVSKEETAVEAVRLAQNRFGGLDVLVNNAGRIVYKPAIEMSLDDWNSIMDVTSTGVFLHSREALKAMMPNKSGAIVNIGSYACFQTFPGISAYAAAKGALAQLTRTFALEAIDHGIRVNGVGSGDVVTNLLNTFRSDGRQFLAEHGKNAPIKRPADPQEIAEVVAFLASDRASFMVGAMVMADGGMSIAVPSD
- a CDS encoding peroxidase family protein, which codes for MMNQSTSSVRTHCLSPSRARAAIDAPLGSVSYARMFPDLPAFQADEQFLHALGCRGGLCDCGDVDGFPESLGDTAAGWPIFGQFVAHDITADRSILRVHTDTTKLHNARSPKLNLESLYGDGPTGHPFLYQRDDPAKFLLGLDNANVQRNAEGIAIIGDPRNDSHMLISQLHLAVLRAHNAFVDAARQAGVPPGCVFEEAARQLRWHYQWVVLHEFLPALVGPALAEQVLREGPRYYRPGHDAFIPLEFADAAYRYGHSQIRHRYHVNPQSNPVPLFPDLLGFRAVPREHAVDWKLFFDTPGAAPAQRAKKMDGKLVKALIELPVAVSGETEIEAYHSLAVRDLQRGQGVGLPSGEAVARHLRIAPLSADEVGIASTGWRSETPLWYYILREADVCEGGHRLGPVGGRIVAEVLVGLVSADATSFLQSRQEWRPQETLSELLAF
- a CDS encoding isoprenylcysteine carboxylmethyltransferase family protein, with translation MKKDGAIEYGASNSSWLAIAHVLFYIAAITEWFIRKPPVDGLSILGIALYVMSAMALVGVISNLCRLWTVELLIARDHVLVQRSLFGVVRHPNCF
- a CDS encoding SDR family oxidoreductase; translated protein: MQGIKGKTVLITGASSGIGEATARLLAKKGARVVLGARRTERLKAISEAIRREGGEAEFRALDVTSLEEMEAFAKFTLKSNGRIDVIVNNAGVMPLSQLEEVKVDEWNRMIDVNIRGVLHGIAATLPIMKRQGSGQIINLSSIGGHHVHPTAAVYSATKFAVIAISEGLRLENDKIRVTVISPGVTESELADSISAESARKAMKQFRRVAISSDAVGRAIAYAIEQPDDVDVSEIIVRPTTSPY
- a CDS encoding DinB family protein — translated: MLKVFPWIERSFQFDSPRWMYPNLVERIRGGPARVEDAARDVPLSLMTKREGTSWSIQENIGHLLDIEPLMLGRLDDFRQKLPQLRAWEETNGATWEANHNAQPLQELLAGFRSARSTLVERFDSLDNSLIEQAAFHPRLKRPMRIIDLVYFIAEHDDYHLAKISAIKQQEWGSRPRGETF
- a CDS encoding class I SAM-dependent methyltransferase is translated as MTTAQALNLEQKKDSMLAPWKLGDYGALARTLGAREAEAFIARLKCEPKAQALDVACGTGAATIPLARRGVSVTGLDMTRHLLEEARANAVSEALSIRFDEGFAEELPYPDATFDTVISMFGAMFSPHPEAVASEVARVLKPGGQFAMANWSESGFSGRMSAIPSAYFPARPGAISPMLWGDEGTIRERLKNDFAHVETTIVGFNWELQMNALDAAGFFAKSAGPLQLLLNRLDDQQASALLHDLEEFWMKENRASDESRTVVRNEYLQVFAIRR
- a CDS encoding XdhC family protein; translated protein: MWRCFDARNKRHAKSGTTCKKPGEQLYLATIIHVEGSSYPKPGARMLVTSGGERAGTISGGCLDAEVSQKIAWLSAEGGKVETIQFLPRR
- a CDS encoding nuclear transport factor 2 family protein, which produces MKRLIISSIIALTGLLSTVGSAQSPSPNNGIQSASSNVAADTVDVQHVIDAYHEAVVAHDGTRLATLFLPQGGMWLNVLSDQAFALQRAKNPAALKVRVGSYADFAKQVSTAKVSFNPTHTHLQQNSDGTIASVYFDFVFLADGKETNRGSETWVLVKGSDGWRIAGMTYSSNPPVN
- a CDS encoding MarR family winged helix-turn-helix transcriptional regulator; amino-acid sequence: MTIVVITINVDAMAGELQREIRQTKDFASTEGEAALNVLRTAEVIQQKLNTVLKPFDLTLTQYNVLRILRGAGDEGITCSVLAERMIARDPDITRLLDRMERSGLVVRQRSAADRRVVLTMLHLNGDRLLDETQQPMRDAMLGLMGRLGENRLLSLISSLEDVRANDK
- a CDS encoding SDR family oxidoreductase, coding for MIAVTGANGNLGKLVVNGLLKTIPANQIVAAVRDPEKSGDLRDLGVEVRKADYDHSETLAEALKGVEKLLLVSAVVPGERFRQHKAVIDAARQAGVKLVAYTSMLRADNSTMLLAAEHKQTEEYLKKSGITFVLLRNGWYLENHTGALGPALTHGSIMGCAGEGRFASASRADYAGAAVTVLTQPGHENKTYELAGDHSFSMYEFAEEVSKQADRSVAYNNVTAAEYEAALLSFGLPQMIVDVVIDADSKSSKGELDSSSRDLSKLIGRDTTTFSQAIKFALQSLINKE